A part of Pseudoalteromonas arctica A 37-1-2 genomic DNA contains:
- a CDS encoding NAD-glutamate dehydrogenase — protein sequence MTRNEGQASVILDNVCKLIQKKVRADNVLLVEKFAKALYSNMSKEDLANRNDSDLYGAALSLWNSLEKNTTDDAVIRVFNPEVAKDGWQSSHTIVEIITKDMPFLVDSVRMAMTRENIASHLLLHCPLKIKRDENAKISGLSNLKAEQESSSTKTVFFIEIDRQTDSSVIESFKKELESVLVDVSVAVDDWQPIRKKLIAVTKELPKRHHNKTTEEVSETTEFLDWLAKDNFTLMGYREYELSPVQGDYQLKGKMESSLGLMKNSTEEHTRLLSELPEVARQEARSSNLLILTKTNSVSRVHRPAYIDYVGIKRFDDEGNVIGEDRFIGLFSSSFYNNSATDVPVLKSKINRIMEMCDFAKGTHAYKAVLNILETYPRDELVQARESELLEVAMGVLQVQERDMCRLFVRKDAYGRFLSCMVYVPRERYNTALRRETQDILANAFNSDDKVEFTTYFSESTLARTHYTVRVTDNKIEYNVKDIENNLVEAARTWEDKLQSALLESAGEARGNDLNRKYCNAFARSYKDEVLPSAAVVDIEKLELLSDENKLEMLFYRPQEEANSNIVRLSLFHKDEPIHLSDVMPMLENFGLRVVGETPYSVKTSDGRINWIMDFSMLIDSKGMADFDKISARFRAALTNVWGNRLENDGFNRLVLMGGLTGREASILRAYAKYMRQIGVTFSQSYIESTFANYPNIAAQIVNLFAKKFSVKSPASAKTLEKLSTQIYLELENVANLDDDRIIRLYVDMIVATLRTNYFQKDDAGQFKSYVSFKIQPSLIPDVPLPLPAFEIFVYSPRVEGVHLRYGKVARGGLRWSDRREDFRTEVLGLVKAQQVKNTVIVPVGSKGGFVCKQLPSEREAFIKEGQECYKIFIRGLLDITDNIERGEVVPARDVVRHDEDDAYLVVAADKGTATFSDIANGIANEYNFWLGDAFASGGSVGYDHKKMGITAKGAWESVKRHFREMDIDCQTTDFTVVAIGDMAGDVFGNGMLLSKHIRLQVAFNHMHIFVDPNPDAATSYPERERLFNMPRSSWEDYNKELISAGGGVFSRAAKSITLSPEMKKMLGTKKASMTPNELIKASLMMEFDLLWNGGIGTYIKNSKETDADVGDRANDALRINGRDLGAKIIGEGGNLGATQLGRVEFAAKGGRVNTDFIDNVGGVACSDNEVNIKILLNGLVAEGDLTRKQRDELLYSMTDEVSELVLKDCYRQTHTISITQSKGTSTLKEKIRFIHALEKDGKLNRAIEFIPSDEELAERAAAGKDLTRPELSVLVSYAKMVLKESLVSDEITENPYYRQLLVKSFPRPLREKFNDAMNNHPLRKEIIATKLANSIVNDMGLNFMVRMHEETGANEAEIAMCYSIASEIFEMRDTWSSISALDNKIPAAVQTEMLYQLRRTVRRTTRWFLRHRNKSQTIEQGIEFFAPTFKDLSDNLNTYMIEKENDRIVIEANKLIDAGVPVDIAKRIVSLSSLFSVMDLAEVANNSGKSISMVSNTYFKLGARMGLHWFLEQITKQPVANHWQALARSSYREELDWQQRTLSEVVLNSFEGDESDVDSQIDEWMDSQDLLLQRWKQMLAEFKTSQSHDFAKFSVALRELMLLSHNCDTSGK from the coding sequence ATGACACGAAATGAAGGCCAAGCCTCGGTTATCCTAGATAATGTCTGTAAGCTGATCCAGAAAAAAGTTCGCGCTGATAATGTGTTACTCGTTGAGAAATTCGCCAAAGCCTTGTACAGCAATATGTCTAAAGAGGATTTGGCAAACCGCAACGATAGTGACCTATATGGCGCAGCATTAAGCCTTTGGAACTCGCTAGAAAAAAATACTACCGACGACGCAGTTATCCGCGTTTTCAACCCTGAAGTGGCAAAAGATGGCTGGCAGTCATCACATACAATCGTAGAGATTATTACTAAAGACATGCCGTTTTTAGTTGATTCTGTTCGTATGGCCATGACTCGTGAAAATATCGCCTCTCACTTATTACTTCACTGCCCATTAAAAATTAAGCGCGATGAAAACGCTAAAATTTCTGGATTATCAAATTTAAAAGCAGAGCAAGAATCCTCATCTACTAAAACAGTATTTTTTATTGAAATTGACCGTCAAACAGATTCTTCTGTGATTGAGTCTTTCAAGAAAGAGTTAGAGTCGGTTCTTGTTGATGTATCAGTTGCTGTTGATGATTGGCAGCCAATTCGTAAAAAATTGATTGCAGTAACCAAAGAGTTACCTAAACGTCATCATAATAAAACGACAGAAGAAGTTTCAGAAACAACTGAGTTTTTAGATTGGTTAGCGAAAGATAACTTTACCCTAATGGGTTACCGTGAATATGAGCTAAGCCCAGTTCAAGGTGATTACCAATTAAAAGGTAAAATGGAATCAAGCCTTGGCTTGATGAAAAACTCTACTGAAGAGCACACACGATTATTGTCAGAATTACCAGAAGTTGCCCGCCAAGAAGCACGCAGCAGCAACCTACTGATCCTAACAAAAACTAACTCTGTTTCTCGCGTTCACCGTCCAGCTTACATCGATTACGTAGGTATTAAGCGTTTTGACGATGAAGGCAATGTAATTGGTGAAGATCGCTTTATTGGTTTGTTCTCATCAAGCTTTTACAATAACAGTGCTACTGATGTGCCTGTTTTAAAGAGTAAAATTAACCGCATTATGGAAATGTGTGATTTTGCTAAAGGTACACACGCTTACAAAGCTGTTTTAAATATTTTAGAAACCTACCCACGTGACGAGCTAGTTCAAGCGCGCGAAAGTGAGCTACTTGAAGTTGCTATGGGTGTTTTACAAGTACAAGAGCGCGATATGTGTCGCTTGTTTGTACGTAAAGATGCGTATGGTCGCTTTTTATCTTGCATGGTTTATGTTCCTCGCGAACGCTATAACACGGCTCTTCGTCGTGAAACGCAAGATATATTAGCTAATGCATTTAATTCTGACGATAAAGTCGAATTTACTACTTATTTCTCTGAGTCAACACTGGCGCGTACTCATTACACCGTTCGTGTGACCGACAACAAGATCGAATATAACGTGAAAGACATCGAAAACAATTTAGTAGAAGCTGCACGTACGTGGGAAGATAAACTTCAATCTGCACTTTTAGAGTCTGCGGGTGAAGCACGTGGTAACGATTTAAATCGTAAATACTGTAATGCGTTTGCACGCTCATACAAAGACGAAGTGCTTCCAAGTGCTGCGGTTGTTGATATTGAAAAGTTAGAACTACTTAGCGATGAAAACAAGCTAGAAATGCTGTTTTACCGTCCTCAAGAAGAAGCAAACAGTAATATTGTACGATTAAGCTTATTCCATAAAGATGAGCCAATTCACTTATCTGATGTTATGCCAATGCTTGAAAACTTTGGTCTGCGCGTTGTTGGTGAAACACCATATTCAGTTAAAACTAGCGATGGTCGTATTAACTGGATCATGGACTTCTCGATGCTTATTGACAGCAAAGGGATGGCAGACTTTGATAAAATTTCAGCACGTTTTCGCGCTGCATTAACAAATGTGTGGGGCAATCGCCTTGAAAATGATGGTTTTAACCGTTTAGTGTTAATGGGTGGCCTAACTGGCCGCGAAGCCTCTATTTTACGTGCTTACGCTAAGTACATGCGTCAAATTGGTGTAACGTTCTCACAAAGTTACATTGAAAGCACATTTGCAAATTATCCAAACATTGCAGCGCAAATTGTTAATTTATTTGCTAAAAAGTTCTCAGTTAAGAGCCCAGCAAGTGCTAAAACACTTGAAAAGTTAAGTACGCAAATTTACTTAGAACTTGAAAATGTAGCAAACCTTGATGATGACCGCATTATACGTTTATACGTAGATATGATTGTTGCGACGCTACGTACCAACTATTTCCAAAAAGATGATGCAGGTCAGTTTAAATCTTATGTTTCGTTTAAAATACAGCCTAGCTTAATTCCTGACGTACCGCTTCCTCTTCCTGCGTTTGAGATCTTTGTTTATTCTCCGCGCGTTGAAGGTGTGCATTTACGTTACGGTAAAGTAGCGCGTGGTGGTCTGCGTTGGTCTGACCGTCGTGAAGACTTCCGTACTGAAGTACTTGGCTTAGTTAAAGCGCAACAAGTTAAAAATACAGTAATTGTACCTGTTGGCTCTAAAGGTGGTTTTGTATGTAAACAATTACCTAGTGAGCGCGAAGCGTTTATAAAAGAAGGCCAAGAGTGTTACAAAATTTTTATCCGTGGTCTTCTAGATATTACAGATAACATAGAGCGCGGTGAAGTAGTGCCAGCTCGAGATGTTGTTCGCCACGATGAAGATGATGCTTACTTAGTGGTTGCTGCCGATAAAGGAACCGCTACTTTCTCTGATATCGCAAACGGCATAGCTAATGAATACAATTTCTGGCTAGGTGATGCATTCGCATCAGGTGGCTCGGTTGGTTACGATCATAAGAAAATGGGTATTACAGCTAAAGGCGCATGGGAGTCAGTTAAACGACATTTCCGTGAAATGGATATCGATTGTCAAACTACCGACTTTACGGTAGTTGCAATTGGCGATATGGCTGGTGATGTATTTGGTAATGGTATGTTGTTATCTAAGCATATTCGCTTACAAGTTGCCTTTAACCATATGCACATTTTTGTTGATCCTAACCCAGATGCTGCTACTTCTTACCCAGAGCGCGAACGTTTATTTAATATGCCGCGTTCATCTTGGGAAGATTACAATAAAGAGTTAATTTCTGCCGGTGGTGGTGTTTTCTCTCGTGCTGCTAAATCAATTACGCTTAGCCCAGAAATGAAAAAAATGTTGGGCACTAAAAAAGCGAGTATGACGCCAAACGAATTAATAAAAGCATCGTTAATGATGGAGTTTGATTTACTGTGGAATGGCGGTATCGGAACGTATATCAAAAACTCTAAAGAAACTGATGCAGATGTAGGGGATCGTGCAAACGATGCACTACGTATCAATGGTAGAGATTTAGGCGCTAAAATAATTGGTGAGGGCGGTAACTTAGGTGCAACTCAATTAGGTCGTGTTGAATTTGCAGCTAAGGGTGGTCGTGTTAATACTGACTTTATTGATAACGTAGGAGGCGTTGCCTGTTCAGATAACGAAGTTAACATTAAGATTTTACTTAATGGCTTGGTTGCTGAAGGTGACTTAACACGTAAACAACGTGATGAGCTACTTTACTCAATGACAGATGAAGTATCTGAATTAGTATTAAAAGACTGTTACCGTCAAACACATACTATTTCAATTACGCAGTCTAAAGGTACTTCAACGCTTAAAGAAAAGATTCGCTTTATTCATGCACTTGAAAAAGATGGTAAGTTAAACCGTGCTATTGAGTTCATTCCAAGTGATGAAGAATTGGCAGAACGTGCAGCCGCAGGTAAAGACTTAACTCGCCCTGAGCTTTCAGTGCTAGTGTCTTACGCAAAAATGGTATTAAAAGAGTCTTTAGTAAGTGATGAAATTACTGAAAACCCTTACTATCGCCAATTGCTTGTGAAGTCATTCCCACGTCCTCTACGTGAGAAGTTTAACGATGCGATGAACAACCATCCACTTCGTAAAGAAATTATTGCAACTAAACTTGCTAACAGTATCGTTAATGATATGGGTTTAAACTTCATGGTACGTATGCATGAAGAAACCGGTGCCAACGAAGCTGAAATTGCAATGTGTTACTCAATTGCTAGCGAAATATTTGAAATGCGCGATACATGGTCTTCTATCAGCGCACTGGATAATAAAATACCAGCAGCGGTACAAACTGAAATGCTTTACCAACTTCGTCGTACTGTTCGCCGTACTACGCGTTGGTTCTTACGTCATCGTAATAAGTCACAAACGATTGAACAAGGAATTGAATTCTTTGCGCCAACATTTAAAGATTTAAGCGATAATTTAAATACATACATGATTGAAAAAGAAAATGACCGTATTGTAATTGAAGCTAATAAGTTAATTGATGCCGGCGTTCCTGTAGATATAGCTAAGCGTATTGTTTCGTTATCAAGCTTATTCTCTGTGATGGATTTAGCTGAGGTTGCTAATAATTCAGGTAAGAGTATTTCGATGGTATCGAATACTTACTTTAAACTAGGCGCGAGAATGGGTCTGCATTGGTTCTTAGAGCAAATAACTAAGCAACCAGTAGCAAATCATTGGCAAGCACTTGCTCGTTCATCTTACCGTGAAGAGCTTGATTGGCAGCAACGTACGTTATCTGAAGTGGTGCTAAATAGCTTTGAAGGTGACGAGAGCGATGTTGATAGTCAAATAGATGAGTGGATGGATAGCCAAGATTTATTACTTCAGCGTTGGAAACAAATGTTGGCTGAGTTTAAAACATCACAAAGCCATGACTTTGCTAAGTTCTCAGTTGCACTTCGTGAACTTATGTTATTAAGTCACAACTGTGATACATCAGGAAAATAA
- the pyrD gene encoding quinone-dependent dihydroorotate dehydrogenase, giving the protein MFYDLARRFMFTRDAEWAHEFALNNLRRFANTPLNIAWSQSVSDKPVNFLGLEFKNPVGLAAGLDKNAECIDAFSQMGFGFIEVGTVTPRPQVGNDKPRIFRLPESNAIINRMGFNNKGVDNLVENVKAAKYSGILGINIGKNKDTPNEQGKDDYIHCMRKVFEHASYITVNISSPNTPGLRDLQYGAALDDLLQSLKNEQLDLIAKHNKQVPMLVKIAPDLDQIQIEQVSESLLNNKIDGVIATNTTLERAAVMGQQYAQEAGGLSGHPVRMRSTEVVSELKRLTQGKLPIIGVGGIDDATSAKEKLDAGANLVQVYTGFIYKGPQLVKSIVNGL; this is encoded by the coding sequence ATGTTTTATGATTTAGCTCGCCGTTTTATGTTTACCCGTGATGCGGAGTGGGCGCATGAGTTTGCACTTAATAATCTTCGTCGTTTTGCTAATACGCCTCTAAATATAGCTTGGTCACAAAGTGTTTCAGATAAACCCGTAAACTTTTTAGGTCTTGAATTTAAAAACCCAGTAGGGCTTGCCGCTGGCCTGGATAAAAATGCAGAATGTATAGATGCATTTAGCCAAATGGGATTTGGTTTTATTGAAGTTGGAACGGTTACACCGCGTCCTCAAGTTGGTAATGATAAGCCACGTATTTTTAGACTTCCAGAGTCAAACGCAATTATTAACCGTATGGGTTTTAATAATAAAGGTGTTGATAATTTAGTCGAAAATGTAAAAGCAGCAAAGTACAGTGGCATACTCGGTATCAATATTGGTAAAAATAAAGATACACCTAACGAGCAAGGTAAAGATGACTATATTCATTGTATGCGTAAAGTATTTGAGCATGCCTCATACATTACGGTAAATATTTCATCACCAAATACCCCAGGGCTTCGTGATTTACAATATGGTGCTGCACTTGACGATTTGTTGCAAAGTCTTAAAAATGAACAGTTAGATTTAATTGCAAAGCATAATAAGCAAGTTCCTATGCTTGTAAAAATTGCACCGGATCTCGATCAAATACAAATAGAGCAAGTAAGTGAATCACTTTTAAATAATAAAATTGATGGTGTAATTGCCACAAACACAACGCTTGAACGAGCCGCAGTCATGGGGCAGCAATATGCACAAGAGGCGGGCGGTTTATCAGGTCACCCTGTTAGAATGCGCTCTACAGAGGTAGTAAGTGAACTAAAACGCTTAACACAAGGTAAGCTACCAATCATCGGAGTCGGCGGTATTGATGATGCTACATCTGCAAAAGAAAAGTTAGATGCAGGCGCAAATTTAGTTCAGGTTTATACTGGGTTCATCTACAAAGGTCCACAATTGGTAAAGTCGATCGTTAACGGCTTATAA
- a CDS encoding cell division protein ZapC: protein MLQASKQWQWITCPDKNRLLLDLNDDMQLCTPYKLRQLTDSVFKNPRFSLEDAAFYEQVYNYLDGFELWSAAQICQISLNATAVKYHLKPVLAKSWFFEEYTGTEPSVEAIVKLTSKAQSGDFLIVEHCPDASICLNLSETFKLDENLSLAQFEVIRILNNRVHPILNQQYQSQTA, encoded by the coding sequence ATGTTACAAGCATCAAAGCAATGGCAGTGGATTACTTGTCCTGATAAAAATCGTTTGTTACTTGATTTAAATGACGACATGCAATTATGCACGCCTTATAAATTAAGACAGCTCACCGATTCTGTTTTTAAAAATCCACGTTTTAGTCTCGAAGATGCTGCATTTTACGAACAAGTTTATAATTATCTGGATGGATTTGAATTGTGGTCTGCGGCTCAAATTTGTCAAATATCATTAAATGCAACTGCTGTTAAGTATCACTTAAAACCCGTTTTAGCAAAAAGTTGGTTTTTTGAAGAATACACAGGGACAGAGCCAAGCGTAGAGGCAATAGTAAAATTAACATCTAAAGCGCAGTCAGGTGATTTTTTAATTGTAGAGCATTGTCCTGATGCATCTATTTGTTTGAATTTAAGTGAAACCTTTAAATTAGACGAAAACTTATCTTTAGCGCAATTTGAAGTAATCCGTATTTTGAATAATCGAGTACACCCCATTCTAAATCAGCAATATCAAAGTCAAACCGCCTAA